The Coffea arabica cultivar ET-39 chromosome 4e, Coffea Arabica ET-39 HiFi, whole genome shotgun sequence genome includes a window with the following:
- the LOC113742832 gene encoding proteasome subunit alpha type-5 isoform X1, with translation MFLTRTEYDRGVNTFSPEGRLFQVEYAIEAIKLGSTAIGLKTKEGVVLAVEKRITSPLLEPSSVEKIMEIDEHIGCAMSGLIADARTLVEHARVETQNHRFSYGEPMTVESTTQALCDLALRFGEGDEESMSRPFGVSLLIAGHDENGPSLYYTDPSGTFWQCNAKAIGSGSEGADSSLQEQYNKDLTLQEAETIALSILKQVMEEKVTPNNVDIAKVAPTYHLYTPAEVEAVITRL, from the exons ATGTTCCTCACCAG gaCTGAGTACGACAGAGGAGTCAACACATTTTCTCCGGAAGGTcgattgtttcaagttgaataTGCCATTGAAGCTATCAAA CTGGGGTCAACTGCAATTGGGTTGAAGACTAAAGAAGGGGTTGTTCTAGCCGTTGAGAAGCGTATTACCTCTCCACTCCTG GAGCCTAGCAGcgtggagaaaattatggagaTAGATGAGCATATTGGTTGTGCAATGAGTGGATTAATTGCTGATGCTCGAACTCTGGTTGAACATGCTCGAGTTGAAACACAG AATCATAGGTTCTCGTATGGTGAGCCAATGACTGTTGAATCGACTACTCAAGCTCTGTGTGATCTAGCCCTGCGATTTGGTGAGGGGGATGAAGAATCTATG TCTAGACCTTTCGGTGTATCTCTTCTCATTGCTGGTCATGATGAAAATGGTCCCAGCTT GTATTACACAGATCCATCGGGCACCTTCTGGCAGTGCAATGCAAAGGCTATTGGTTCTGGTTCTGAAGGTGCTGACAGCTCCTTGCAAGAGCAATATAACAAG GACCTGACTCTCCAAGAAGCTGAAACTATTGCGCTTTCCATACTCAAGCAAGTTATGGAAGAAAAG GTGACCCCTAATAATGTTGACATTGCAAAGGTTGCACCAACCTACCATCTCTACACCCCAGCTGAGGTTGAGGCTGTCATTACCCGCCTATGA
- the LOC113742832 gene encoding proteasome subunit alpha type-5 isoform X2, with the protein MFLTRTEYDRGVNTFSPEGRLFQVEYAIEAIKLGSTAIGLKTKEGVVLAVEKRITSPLLEPSSVEKIMEIDEHIGCAMSGLIADARTLVEHARVETQNHRFSYGEPMTVESTTQALCDLALRFGEGDEESMSRPFGVSLLIAGHDENGPSLYYTDPSGTFWQCNAKAIGSGSEGADSSLQEQYNKDLTLQEAETIALSILKQVMEEKLGLYDVR; encoded by the exons ATGTTCCTCACCAG gaCTGAGTACGACAGAGGAGTCAACACATTTTCTCCGGAAGGTcgattgtttcaagttgaataTGCCATTGAAGCTATCAAA CTGGGGTCAACTGCAATTGGGTTGAAGACTAAAGAAGGGGTTGTTCTAGCCGTTGAGAAGCGTATTACCTCTCCACTCCTG GAGCCTAGCAGcgtggagaaaattatggagaTAGATGAGCATATTGGTTGTGCAATGAGTGGATTAATTGCTGATGCTCGAACTCTGGTTGAACATGCTCGAGTTGAAACACAG AATCATAGGTTCTCGTATGGTGAGCCAATGACTGTTGAATCGACTACTCAAGCTCTGTGTGATCTAGCCCTGCGATTTGGTGAGGGGGATGAAGAATCTATG TCTAGACCTTTCGGTGTATCTCTTCTCATTGCTGGTCATGATGAAAATGGTCCCAGCTT GTATTACACAGATCCATCGGGCACCTTCTGGCAGTGCAATGCAAAGGCTATTGGTTCTGGTTCTGAAGGTGCTGACAGCTCCTTGCAAGAGCAATATAACAAG GACCTGACTCTCCAAGAAGCTGAAACTATTGCGCTTTCCATACTCAAGCAAGTTATGGAAGAAAAG TTGGGGCTTTATGATGTCAGGTGA
- the LOC113742005 gene encoding uncharacterized protein produces MDLKGPKYYEDPPVFPAQQEATLVEGNNFFYSTGTENPFLDHAIHEPLCRLNLKETSDFVKSFPMSSNGAESRGFLDVPAQKRRDLGLSSFSKRNNADAPPTPGRPIFSFSVGNLSRKSFPSKWEDAEKWLISGSSCHDSPAHYHGSRPPLHQFCSSKMSKHCSNEFKPQQAQPEPELFAEKSRVIIDEKVSTVVTKAGLQGLLPPFGHHNSSAGAFSEGSASAAAADVLLKDKFTNEADPIFPSFKCSEPMKEGFLFGSAAGKSTKDAATEAVKNEVKHRDIGTEMTPLGSSTTSRCHTPFKSTSPVRHNTPADRSGPLVLSNSSSTTTIDITQLQECHLAKLQFGTAPFDSVTSNWSSREEEEEEISKSLRHFDLTNDCRKSLSESKAYAWEEEEKTKCCIRYQREEAKIQAWVNLQRAKAEAQSRKLEMKVEKMRSNLEEKLMKKMAIVHRKAEEWRTASRLQHSEQIQNANEQARKITNRQTSYITRNNSCGCFPCNNHHI; encoded by the exons ATGGATCTCAAAGGCCCCAAATACTATGAAGATCCACCGGTCTTCCCAGCTCAACAG GAAGCAACACTAGTAGAGGGCAACAATTTTTTCTACAGCACGGGAACAGAGAACCCTTTTCTGGACCATGCAATCCACGAACCTCTGTGCAGACTCAATCTAAAGGAAACTTCTGATTTTGTCAAGTCATTTCCAATGAGTAGCAATGGAGCGGAGAGCCGAGGTTTCTTGGACGTGCCGGCTCAGAAAAGGAGAGACCTGGGACTGAGTTCGTTTTCAAAGAGGAATAATGCAGATGCCCCTCCCACACCAGGCAGGCCAATTTTTAGCTTTAGCGTTGGCAATTTGTCAAGAAAGAGTTTCCCTTCCAAGTGGGAAGATGCTGAGAAGTGGCTCATCAGTGGCAGCTCTTGCCATGACTCCCCTGCTCATTACCACGGCTCAAGGCCTCCGTTGCATCAGTTTTGCTCCTCAAAGATGTCCAAGCATTGCAGTAATGAGTTTAAGCCACAGCAGGCTCAGCCTGAGCCGGAGTTGTTTGCTGAAAAATCAAGGGTCATAATAGATGAAAAGGTCTCTACAGTTGTTACAAAAGCAGGCCTCCAGGGGCTTTTACCCCCTTTCGGCCATCATAACTCATCTGCTGGAGCTTTCAGTGAAGGGTCAGCCTCAGCTGCAGCAGCAGACGTACTGCTAAAAG ATAAGTTCACAAACGAGGCGGATCCTATTTTCCCCAGCTTTAAATGCTCAGAACCAATGAAAGAAGGATTTTTATTTGGAAGTGCTGCAGGAAAATCGACCAAAGATGCAGCAACAGAGGCAGTGAAGAATGAGGTCAAGCACAGGGACATTGGAACAGAAATGACTCCACTTGGGAGTTCTACCACTTCAAGATGCCATACTCCATTCAAAAGTACGTCGCCCGTGCGCCACAACACTCCTGCCGATAGGTCTGGTCCATTAGTCCTGTCGAATTCCAGTAGCACCACTACCATTGACATCACACAATTGCAAGAGTGCCATTTAGCCAAGTTGCAGTTTGGAACAGCGCCATTTGATTCTGTTACGTCGAATTGGAGCTCGAGGgaagaggaggaagaggaaATATCAAAGAGCTTGAGGCATTTTGATCTAACCAATGACTGCAGGAAGAGTTTGTCCGAGTCCAAGGCTTATGCatgggaagaagaagagaagaccaaatgctGCATTAG GTACCAGAGGGAAGAAGCAAAGATTCAAGCTTGGGTGAACCTCCAAAGGGCAAAGGCAGAAGCTCAATCAAGAAAACTTGAG ATGAAAGTAGAGAAGATGAGATCAAATTTGGAGGAGAAATTGATGAAGAAGATGGCAATTGTCCATAGAAAAGCTGAGGAGTGGAGAACTGCTTCCAGGCTTCAACATTCTGAACAAATACAAAATGCCAATGAGCAAGCCCGGAAGATTACCAACCGCCAAACCTCATATATCACTAGAAACAATTCCTGTGGTTGCTTTCCCTGTAATAACCATCACATTTAG
- the LOC113742542 gene encoding uncharacterized protein isoform X2, with product MAVRYSISVSAPIIIQDPASRKPASIVMMSAENHISVNSTGSSISTTPFPIRSPTRNKVFEDPSNGIVCYREENGEITCEGIDEGPRLHHLSSRFTAINQRYTRSRDH from the exons ATGGCTGTGAGATACTCGATTTCTGTTTCTGCTCCCATCATCATCCAAGATCCTGCTTCCAGAAAGCCCGCGAGCATAGTGATGATGAGTGCAGAGAATCACATATCAGTCAACAGCACTGGAAGTAGTATTAGCACAACTCCCTTTCCGATCAGATCACCTACAAGAAACAAG GTTTTTGAGGATCCATCCAATGGAATCGTCTGTTACAGAGAAGAAAATGGGGAGATAACATGTGAAGGAATCGATGAAGGTCCTCGTCTACACCATCTTTCTTCAAGATTCACTGCTATTAATCAAAGGTACACG AGAAGCAGAGATCATTGA
- the LOC113742542 gene encoding uncharacterized protein isoform X1 yields the protein MAVRYSISVSAPIIIQDPASRKPASIVMMSAENHISVNSTGSSISTTPFPIRSPTRNKVFEDPSNGIVCYREENGEITCEGIDEGPRLHHLSSRFTAINQREAEIIDLLERSLLQVVDSDKT from the exons ATGGCTGTGAGATACTCGATTTCTGTTTCTGCTCCCATCATCATCCAAGATCCTGCTTCCAGAAAGCCCGCGAGCATAGTGATGATGAGTGCAGAGAATCACATATCAGTCAACAGCACTGGAAGTAGTATTAGCACAACTCCCTTTCCGATCAGATCACCTACAAGAAACAAG GTTTTTGAGGATCCATCCAATGGAATCGTCTGTTACAGAGAAGAAAATGGGGAGATAACATGTGAAGGAATCGATGAAGGTCCTCGTCTACACCATCTTTCTTCAAGATTCACTGCTATTAATCAAAG AGAAGCAGAGATCATTGACCTACTGGAAAGAAGTTTGCTTCAAGTGGTGGACAGTGACAAGACGTAA